TAAACCAATTGAAACAATTGTATTTATTGGTCATGCTAATGTATTTCGTTATTGGATTTgtaaattattacaattaccAATTGAAGGATGGTTACGTTTAAATTTAGGACATGGAAGTATTAGTACATTCATAATTACAAATGATGAATTCATAATTCATTCTAaagaagataataataataataataataataataataatgataataatagtgatgatgatgatgatgaagtgaaatatacaaaaaaattaatatatgGTTCAATAGTAACACTTAATCGTCTTGGAGATGTTGGTCATTTACCACCGGAATTATTAACACAATAATAGTAtctctctctttttcttttctaatgataaataattacttactgaattacgcctgttactccttgtgaaacagcataggccgctcaccaccagcattctccatccaaccctgtactggacaattctttccagttctttccagttgtaatttctaatgatatatattcattataaatggatgaatgtacataacaataatgaaaagattatttatatattattattatttgatgtaCAGTTCTGTAGATTTCTATTGtaatttatatatgaaatatattgataaagattgtaatttactttttattcattgaattcaattaatGAAATGGTACTATGTATTATGTAAATGATTCATTATTGtcgatattttatttatttaaacacataaacattggtacaagaaggcagttcgttctgttttactttacggatgcgaaacatggccattaagagtcgAAGATACTCGTacgctattagtatttgaccatagatgccttagaaatattgctcgcatctgctgggatcaccgggttaGTAATAGTGatgttagacgcagggtattagggaatgatggtaaatcagttgatgaggttgggAATCTTCATCGAGTGAAATGGTTGGGCCGCATGTTGCGTATGTCtggacaccgattaccacgacgcgtaaTGCTGACTGGTGTAGGGAAtagatggaagaaagttaggggcggccaaaccaaaacgtggcatcagtgcttgttGTCACcaacttctaatctgagccatgttaggagatgcagactacttaattggggtccgtgtgactatcgtaacctaTGTTTGGAGACTTagtgaaatggctcagaatcgatcacaatggcgtcggtggatacactctttgtcttcccttaaactaagagattaaaatcgcttcatatctttctttctacgaactaattctttctttctgtactatatccttatatgcaatccttcttttatatattaccaccattgacttaaccactcctatgaatccggtgttgatcttgctgtgctaatgcggtatggcaacttggaccgatgcatatatgtgcctggtcctacgttgtagctgactgacaaggagacaccaaatagatatgcacaacataaatcattcgatttttgCGAGGGCTAGGTTACTGCTCTgttgcccaaaccaaagcaggtggttttcttagagggtcacCTCCCCCAGAGTCTTTAATCTGAAGTACTAATCCATAAGACAGTGGAGAAACGtatggagatgcagtcctatgttAGCTGGTGATCAATAATAGGTTCACACGCAattcgttccttcaggatactggaactgatgtacaccattagtttggaatcagggtttttcaactcccctaggttgaCTCTCCTTGTGTACTAAGccggttaaagtgccagacattcgcttttcgtcttcacaatttcgtaaacaacacccatcGAAAAGTGTCTATAGTTGTTTGTTAAACatttaaaagtaattaataAAGAACATACCATGAAATTAGAGTGTTAGTGATTTTTGTTTGTATACTTAACTTATTTCTTATAGGTGACCAGTCACGGTTCAGTAAACAAAGTGATAAATTAACATACTACATTGTTCGTTTTTTATATACTTATGTATGCCTCACAATTTATGTGTTACAGTTGGAGATAGTAGTTAACcacttaaaaagaaataaggGGTGCAATGTTAAAGCCATACTATCGTGTTCTGTTAGAGGTGAATGAACAGTTCCTCACAATATGGAAGAATACTTTTTGATGGACCTGGCAAAGGTGGATCACTAGAGAAGTTAGTGACAGCATAATAGTGGGGATAATTGCTTGAGACTGGTTACCTACGGACAGTTTGTGAGTTCTTGAAGGGTTGACTCCGTATTTTGAAGACCTTGTCGCCGGCGATGAAGATGTGTGCGGAGAACTGAGGTATGCTATTTTTGGGATAGGTTTTCTCTAAACTCCCATTTTCATGGACGCGAAATTGCTGCAAATcctggttgtctgaagggaaCATCCTTCTTTTCTCACATTCCAGTATAGTTTGCACTGGAACTTCATCATAGAATCTTAAACTTCTGCTTTCAGTTTTATTGTTCTCCAATCAAGCTTTGTAGCACTATAGGACTTAAAAA
This genomic stretch from Schistosoma haematobium chromosome 5, whole genome shotgun sequence harbors:
- the PGAM5_5 gene encoding Serine/threonine-protein phosphatase pgam5, mitochondrial, variant 2, with product MPMIDNPYTPYASAMFDCQLSRYLTEGPPPVAPVPPTSSTKKSDNIRSTEGIRIDEGFQIHLHCKPITKQGLIAYNGPLYCPNNCCSILNNNSIINIIQCDCPCHRMIEYKPIETIVFIGHANVFRYWICKLLQLPIEGWLRLNLGHGSISTFIITNDEFIIHSKEDNNNNNNNNNNDNNSDDDDDEVKYTKKLIYGSIVTLNRLGDVGHLPPELLTQ